A portion of the Thunnus albacares chromosome 23, fThuAlb1.1, whole genome shotgun sequence genome contains these proteins:
- the LOC122974732 gene encoding E3 ubiquitin-protein ligase TRIM39-like, with translation MASASYFIERDLSCPVCQDIFKDPVLLSCSHSFCKSCLQSWWKEKRIHECLICKRRSSRSDPPSNLVLKNLCEAFLVERDRRASEALCSLHFEKLKLFCLNHQQAVCVVCRDSEKHTGHRFRPIDEAAKDHRGKLKESLKPLQEKLKFLSQVKGNCDLTAQHIKVQTQQTERQIKKEFKKLHQFLKGEEEARIAALRKEEEQKSQTVKEKIEVLSREIAALSHTVRATEEELRAADVSFLQNYKAAVERVQLRSLHHDPQLLSGALIDEAKHLGNLTFNIWNNMKEMVSYTPVILDPNTAGSELILSDDLSSVRWGQRQQLPETPERITHLSYVLGSKGFNSGTHSWVIEVGDNEYWELGVLAGSVQRKENVPSGLWRIRFYNGKYRACSMSDTEPDTDLPVKRTFQRIRVHLDWDKGLLSFSDSDINTHIHTFTHTFTDTLFPYINSVNELPLKVLPLKVQHRFYTGGLV, from the coding sequence ATGGCTTCTGCATCTTATTTTATTGAGAGAGACCTCTCGTGTCCGGTCTGCCAGGACATTTTCAAAGATCCTGTTCTCCTGTCGTGCAGCCACAGCTTCTGTAAAAGCTGCCTGCAGAGCTGGTGGAAGGAGAAACGAATCCACGAGTGTCTAATTTGTAAAAGGAGATCGTCGAGGAGCGACCCGCCTTCTAACTTGGTGTTAAAGAATCTGTGCGAGGCCTTCTTAGTGGAGAGAGATCGGAGAGCTTCGGAGgctctctgcagcctccactTTGAAAAACTCAAGCTTTTCTGTCTGAACCATCAGCAGGCGGTGTGCGTTGTCTGTCGagattcagaaaaacacaccGGCCACAGATTCAGACCTATTGATGAAGCTGCGAAGGATCACAGGGGAAAACTCAAAGAATCTCTCAAGCCCTTGCAGGAGAAACTGAAGTTCCTAAGTCAAGTAAAAGGAAACTGTGACCTAACAGCACAACACATTAAGGTCCAGACTCAAcaaacagagaggcagattaaAAAGGAGTTTAAGAAGCTTCACCAGTTTCTAAAAGGGGAAGAGGAAGCCAGGATAGCTGCTCTCCggaaggaagaggagcagaagagtcAGACTGTGAAGGAAAAGATAGAGGTTCTGAGCAGAGAGATAGcagctctttcacacacagtcagagccacagaggaagAGCTGAGAGCTGCAGACGTCTCCTTCTTGCAGaactacaaggctgcagtggaaagagtcCAGCTGCGCTCCCTGCACCATgatccacagctgctctcaggagctctgatagaCGAGGCGaaacacctgggcaacctgaccttcaacatctggaacaaCATGAAGGAGATGGTCTCCTACACTCCTGTGATTCTGGACCCAAACACTGCTGGTTCAGAACTGATCCTGTCTGATGATCTGAGCAGTGTGAGATGGGGGCAGAGACAGCAGCTTCCTGAAACACCAGAAAGGATTACGCACCTCAGCTATGTCCTGGGTTCAAAAGGTTTCAACTCAGGGACTCACAGCTGGGTTATTGAGGTTGGGGACAATGAGTACTGGGAGCTGGGTGTGCTGGCAGGGTCTGTCCAGAGGAAGGAAAATGTCCCATCTGGACTTTGGAGAATACGATTCTACAATGGTAAATACAGAGCATGCTCTATGTCAGACACAGAGCCTGACACTGATCTCCCAGTGAAGAGGACATTCCAGAGGATCAGAGTGCATCTGGACTGGGATAAAGGACTGTTGTCATTCTCTGATTCtgatattaacacacacatacacaccttcacGCACACTTTCACTGACACGCTGTTCCCATACATTAACTCTGTTAATGAACTCCCACTGAAAGTATTACCACTGAAGGTCCAACACCGTTTCTACACAGGAGGATTAGtgtga